A DNA window from Streptomyces canus contains the following coding sequences:
- a CDS encoding NAD-dependent epimerase/dehydratase family protein — translation MTTNQRQSILLAGASGVLGRHIAKALTDAGHKVTGLGRSEGNGVRADLMDRDTLLRAVDGQHFDTVVHAATALRKPPMRHRDMNATDALRIEGTAHLVEAARATGARRFVTESMVFGYGYGDFGDRPITEDDEFGPRGTDPELERHLAGMRMKEQLTFEAAGLEGIALRFGLFYGPGGTDNILTLLRKRQLPAPADHGRVLPWVELTDAARAVAAAVAHGRPGHAYNVADRTPLGFRAHLLCVAEEFGLPRPMTVPLWLTRPMSYAHTMFSANMRVSAEKAERELGWTPAYPSSREGLAALRAATAR, via the coding sequence ATGACGACGAACCAGCGCCAGAGCATCCTCCTCGCCGGCGCGAGCGGCGTCCTGGGCCGCCACATCGCCAAGGCCCTGACCGACGCGGGCCACAAGGTCACCGGACTCGGCCGGAGCGAGGGCAACGGCGTCCGGGCCGACCTCATGGACCGCGACACCCTGCTGCGGGCCGTGGACGGGCAGCACTTCGACACGGTCGTCCACGCGGCGACCGCCCTGCGCAAGCCGCCCATGCGCCACCGCGACATGAACGCCACCGACGCGCTGCGCATCGAGGGCACCGCCCACCTCGTCGAGGCCGCCCGGGCCACCGGCGCCCGCCGCTTCGTCACCGAGTCGATGGTCTTCGGATACGGGTACGGCGACTTCGGCGACCGACCGATCACGGAGGACGACGAGTTCGGGCCGCGCGGCACCGACCCGGAGCTGGAACGGCACCTCGCCGGCATGCGCATGAAGGAACAACTCACCTTCGAGGCAGCCGGATTGGAGGGCATCGCCCTGCGCTTCGGCCTCTTCTACGGCCCCGGCGGCACCGACAACATCCTGACCCTGCTGCGCAAGCGGCAACTGCCCGCCCCCGCCGACCACGGCCGGGTCCTGCCGTGGGTCGAACTCACCGACGCGGCCCGCGCGGTGGCCGCGGCGGTCGCCCACGGGCGCCCGGGGCATGCGTACAACGTCGCGGACCGCACACCGCTCGGCTTCCGCGCCCATCTGCTGTGCGTCGCCGAGGAGTTCGGACTGCCGAGGCCGATGACCGTACCTTTGTGGCTCACGCGGCCGATGAGCTACGCGCACACGATGTTCTCGGCGAACATGAGGGTGTCGGCGGAGAAAGCCGAGCGGGAACTGGGCTGGACGCCCGCATACCCGTCCAGCCGCGAGGGCCTGGCCGCACTGCGGGCCGCGACGGCCCGGTGA
- a CDS encoding GNAT family N-acetyltransferase, which produces MDHVAVLALFDRDMREGAQPDGPGARVERVGGVVRQVAAEHGWNGVVWSDLDASSADKAIAEQIAYYTGLGREFEWKLYGHDLPFDLGQRLRAAGFTPEPEETLMIAEVADLTLDVEPPEGIRFLPVTDRAGVDLVADVHEKAFGTDSSRLRHQLLARLDDPDTVVAVVALAGDVPVSAARMELVPGTRFAGLWGGGTVEGWRGRGIYRALVAHRARAAVERGYRYLQVDALATSRPILERLGFEPLTITQPHVYQP; this is translated from the coding sequence ATGGATCATGTTGCGGTACTCGCCCTCTTCGACCGGGACATGCGCGAAGGCGCACAGCCGGACGGTCCCGGTGCCCGTGTCGAGCGGGTCGGCGGGGTGGTCCGCCAGGTCGCCGCCGAGCACGGCTGGAACGGCGTCGTCTGGTCCGACCTGGACGCGTCGAGCGCCGACAAGGCGATCGCCGAGCAGATCGCGTACTACACCGGCCTCGGCCGCGAGTTCGAGTGGAAGCTGTACGGTCACGACCTGCCGTTCGACCTCGGACAGCGGCTCAGGGCGGCCGGGTTCACCCCCGAGCCCGAGGAGACGCTGATGATCGCCGAGGTCGCCGACCTCACCCTGGACGTCGAACCGCCCGAGGGGATCCGTTTCCTTCCGGTCACCGACCGGGCGGGCGTCGACCTCGTGGCGGATGTGCACGAGAAGGCCTTCGGCACCGACAGCTCCCGGCTGCGGCACCAGCTGCTCGCCCGGCTGGACGACCCCGACACCGTGGTCGCCGTCGTCGCGCTCGCCGGAGACGTGCCGGTCAGCGCGGCCCGCATGGAACTCGTGCCCGGCACCCGCTTCGCAGGCCTGTGGGGCGGCGGCACCGTCGAGGGCTGGCGCGGCCGCGGGATCTACCGCGCCCTGGTCGCGCACCGGGCCCGCGCCGCCGTGGAGCGTGGATACCGCTACCTCCAGGTCGACGCGCTGGCCACGAGCCGGCCGATCCTGGAACGCCTCGGGTTCGAGCCGCTGACGATCACGCAGCCGCATGTGTACCAGCCGTAG
- a CDS encoding MerR family transcriptional regulator — protein MRIGELSRRTGVPTRLLRYYEEQGLLHPERTDNGYRAFGEAAVQDVQQIRGLLDSGLTTEMIRAILPYLSGPEEILLPPEHLTPRTAALLEAHVDRIQARIDCLARNRDRLSAYLAAVRAEAGRP, from the coding sequence ATGAGGATCGGTGAGCTGTCCCGCCGCACCGGCGTCCCCACCCGGCTGCTGCGCTACTACGAGGAGCAGGGCCTGCTGCACCCCGAGCGCACCGACAACGGCTACCGCGCCTTCGGAGAGGCGGCGGTCCAGGACGTCCAGCAGATCCGCGGGCTGCTGGACTCGGGCCTGACCACGGAGATGATCCGCGCGATCCTGCCGTACCTGTCGGGGCCGGAGGAGATCCTGTTGCCGCCCGAGCACCTGACACCTCGGACCGCGGCCCTCCTGGAGGCCCACGTCGATCGCATCCAGGCCCGGATCGACTGTCTGGCCCGCAACCGCGACCGGCTCAGCGCCTACCTGGCGGCGGTGCGCGCGGAGGCCGGGCGACCGTAA
- a CDS encoding MFS transporter, giving the protein MSTTCPAKGTAPPASAPLPWSGLLALSTTAFTAVLTELLPAGLLPRMAPDLGVSEARIGFLVTGYALASFAAAIPLTAVLRGLPRRPVLVGALLGFAVSNAVVAVSSSYALTFGARLVAGGMGGTLWAMLAGYAARMVPAERRGRAIAIVLAGITLALALGVPAGTALAGTVGWRTAFGLLSGLAVLLVGWVRWRVPGFPGEARHARVPLVRVAALPGIPAVLSVTLFLLVGHQVMYTYVAPFATHAGFGRTGLVLLVFGAATVVGIWITGVLVDRRLRPTLVGALALCVAVMLALGLAAGVPGVLLISVAMWGVAFGGAPTLIQTALIDASGPEQADVATSLQTTVYNAGIALGSLTGGLVLEGGGAGALPWAALPLVAVALGVVTVARKAFPATRRRP; this is encoded by the coding sequence ATGTCCACCACCTGCCCGGCCAAGGGCACAGCCCCGCCCGCGTCCGCCCCGCTTCCGTGGTCCGGGCTCCTCGCCCTGTCGACGACCGCCTTCACCGCTGTGCTGACCGAGTTGCTGCCCGCGGGTCTGCTGCCCCGCATGGCCCCGGACCTGGGCGTCTCAGAGGCCCGGATCGGCTTCCTCGTCACCGGGTACGCGCTCGCGTCCTTCGCCGCCGCGATCCCGCTCACGGCTGTGCTGCGCGGGCTGCCACGTCGGCCGGTGCTCGTCGGGGCGCTGCTCGGCTTCGCGGTGAGCAACGCGGTGGTGGCGGTGTCCTCGTCGTACGCCCTCACCTTCGGGGCACGACTGGTGGCCGGGGGCATGGGCGGGACGCTCTGGGCGATGCTCGCCGGATACGCGGCACGGATGGTGCCGGCCGAGCGGCGCGGCCGGGCGATCGCGATCGTCCTCGCCGGGATCACCCTCGCTCTGGCCCTGGGCGTTCCGGCCGGGACCGCGCTGGCCGGGACGGTGGGCTGGCGCACGGCGTTCGGGCTGCTGTCCGGGCTCGCGGTGCTGCTGGTGGGCTGGGTGCGGTGGCGGGTGCCCGGTTTCCCGGGAGAGGCGCGGCACGCGCGCGTGCCGCTCGTCCGGGTCGCCGCGCTGCCGGGCATCCCGGCCGTTCTGTCCGTCACGCTGTTCCTGCTGGTGGGGCACCAGGTGATGTACACGTACGTCGCCCCGTTCGCGACGCATGCCGGTTTCGGCCGTACGGGACTGGTGCTGCTGGTGTTCGGGGCGGCGACGGTGGTGGGGATCTGGATCACCGGGGTGCTGGTGGACCGGCGTCTGCGGCCGACGCTCGTGGGCGCGCTGGCACTGTGCGTGGCCGTGATGCTCGCGCTGGGGCTCGCCGCCGGGGTCCCTGGTGTGCTGCTGATCTCGGTCGCCATGTGGGGCGTCGCCTTCGGGGGTGCGCCGACGCTGATCCAGACGGCACTGATCGACGCGTCGGGGCCGGAGCAGGCGGACGTGGCGACGTCGTTGCAGACCACGGTGTACAACGCCGGGATCGCGCTGGGTTCGCTGACCGGGGGGCTCGTACTGGAGGGCGGGGGCGCCGGGGCGCTGCCGTGGGCCGCGTTGCCGTTGGTCGCGGTGGCCCTCGGGGTGGTCACCGTGGCCCGAAAGGCGTTTCCGGCGACGCGGCGACGACCTTAG
- a CDS encoding nucleoside deaminase yields the protein MVVKDTELPYLRRCVELATEALEAGDEPFGSVLVSADGEILAEDHNRVASGDRTRHPEFELARWAAAHMTPEERAAATVYTSGEHCPMCAAAHAWVGLGRIVYVASSEQLAQWLTQLGVPAPPVRTLPVNEVAPGVIVEGPVPELTERVRQLHGRFHQR from the coding sequence ATGGTCGTGAAGGACACCGAACTGCCGTATCTGCGCCGCTGCGTCGAGCTGGCCACCGAGGCACTGGAGGCCGGGGACGAACCGTTCGGCTCGGTCCTGGTGAGCGCTGACGGAGAGATCCTCGCCGAGGACCACAACCGCGTGGCCTCGGGGGACCGCACCCGGCATCCCGAGTTCGAGCTGGCCCGCTGGGCGGCGGCGCACATGACGCCCGAGGAGCGGGCGGCGGCCACCGTGTACACCTCGGGCGAGCACTGTCCGATGTGCGCGGCCGCGCACGCCTGGGTGGGCCTCGGACGCATCGTGTACGTCGCCTCGTCCGAGCAACTGGCCCAGTGGCTCACCCAGTTGGGCGTCCCGGCACCACCGGTACGGACACTGCCGGTCAACGAGGTCGCCCCCGGCGTGATCGTGGAGGGTCCGGTGCCCGAGCTGACCGAGCGTGTGCGGCAGTTGCACGGCCGGTTCCATCAACGCTGA